One segment of Odontesthes bonariensis isolate fOdoBon6 chromosome 1, fOdoBon6.hap1, whole genome shotgun sequence DNA contains the following:
- the arpp19a gene encoding cAMP-regulated phosphoprotein 19a: MSGDNEDTQTAEETTVEETEVQDKVISPEKVEEAKLKARYPNLGHKPGGSDLLRKRLQKGQKYFDSGDYNMAKAKIKNKQLPTAAPEKTEITGDHIPTPQDLPQRKPSLVASKLAG, encoded by the exons ATGTCGGGGGATAACGAAGATACCCAGACCGCTGAGGAGACAACAGTGGAAGAAACG GAGGTGCAAGACAAGGTGATTAGTCCCGAGAAGGTAGAGGAGGCCAAACTGAAGGCCAGATACCCAAATTTAGGACATAAACCCGGCGGCTCAGATCTGCTTCGCAAACGCCTGCAGAAGGGG CAAAAATACTTTGACTCTGGCGACTACAACATGGCTAAAGCGAAGATAAAGAACAAACAGTTGCCAACAGCGGCGCCAGAGAAGACCGAGATCACAGGGGACCACATCCCTACCCCCCAGGACCTGCCCCAAAGGAAACCCTCTCTGGTGGCCAGTAAACTGGCAGGCTGA